Within the Kingella potus genome, the region ATTTCCTACGCGCTGACGCTGGCTCTGTTTATGCCTTTGAGCGGCTATCTGACCGACCGCTACGGCACGAAAAAAGTGTTTTCGGTGTCGATGGCTTTGTTTGTGTTCGGCTCGCTGATGTGTGCCGCCGCGCCGAACCTGCCGATGCTGGTGGTGGCGCGGGTGGTGCAGGGTTTGGGCGGGGCGATGATGGTGCCCGTGCCGCGCCTGATTGTGCTGCGCGCATACGACAAGGACGAGCTGCTGGAACGGCTGAACTTTATCGTGATGCCCGCGCTGTTGGGGCCGGTGGTCGGGCCGCTGGTGGGCGGCTATCTGGTGGAATACGCAAGCTGGCACTGGGTGTTTCTGATTAACGTACCCGTCGGGCTGGCGGGCATTGCGCTGGCGGTGAAAATCATGCCTGATTTTTACGCGGCCGACGGGGAAAAACCGCATTTCGACCTGATCGGTTTCCTGCTGTTCGGCGGCGCGGCGGTCGGGCTGAGTTTGTCTGTGGAAATGCTGACGCATCCGTCGGCGCGGCTTTTTTCCGCCGTTTGCGGCGCGGGCGGTTTTGCCGCATTGTGGCTCTACTGGCGGCATGCGCGCCACGACGGCGACCACGCGCTCTATCCGCCGCGCCTGCGGCTGGTGCGCACTTTCCGCCTGGGCATTCTGGGCAACCTGATCAGCCGTTTGGGCATGGGCGCGATGCCCTTTCTCATGCCGCTGCTGTTGCAGGTGGTGTTTGCCCGCAGCGCGAGTACGGCAGGCTGGACGCTGGCTCCCGTCGCCCTTGCCGCCCTGCTGGTGAAACCTTTGGTCAAGCCCGTAATCGGCCGCTTCGGCTACCGCAGCGTGCTGGTGTGGAACACGCGCATCATCGGTCTGCTGATTATGTCGATGGCACTCGTTACCGCCGCCACGCCGCTGTGGCTGCTTGTGCCCGCCCTGTTCTGCATGGGCATGTGCAATTCGCTGCAATATTCGTCGATGAACACGCTCACGCTGGCCGACCTGCGCCCGCAGATGGAGGGCAGCGGCAACAGCCTGATGGCGGTAAACCAGCAGCTTGCCATCAGCCTGGGCATCGGCTTGGGCGCGATGCTGCTCAACGTTTTCGGCAGCGCCGATCCGCGCACCGCCGACGTACACCGCGCCTTCCGCCTGACCTTCGTCTCCATCGGCGCAATCACCTTCTGCGCCGGCTGGATTTTTACCTTTCTGCACCCCAAAGACGGCGGCAACCTCGTGGGACACGGCACGGGCAAGGCCGTCTGAAAAAAGGCCGTCTGAAAATATGTTAGTATGCCGCCCGTTTGTTTGAACAGGAGAAACCGATGAACCGTCTGACCGCACTGCTTGCCGGCACATGGCTGGGGATGCAGATAACGGCCGCCTACGCCGCCGGCATACTGTTTGAGCGCATCGGCCGCCAGGAAGCCGGCGACATTGCCGGCCTGCTGTTTGCCACCGCCAACTATTTCGGCCTCGCCGTCTGGCTGCTGGCCTGGTTTGCCGCAAAAAGCCGCAGGCCGCACGGCTTCGGCCGCAACGAACGCAGCATTGCCCCCAAATTCATTGCCGTCCTGCTGCTGCTGCTGGCTGCCAACCAATTTCTGCTTGCCCCCGTAATCGCCGCCCACAAAGCCGGCACTTCCAACTGGCTGCTGTCGCTGGCCGGCGGCTCTTTCGGCATCTGGCACGGCACATCCAGCATGATTTACCTTGTCTGCGGCCTGATCGGTGCAGGGCTGCTGCTGCGCTATCTGAGCTTCAACCGCTGAATACATACCGCAGCAGACACAACAGGCCGTCTGAAAAGCACGTCCAAACCGCGCTTTCAGACGGCCTTATAACTTTCCGTTTGCCAATCCGCAAAAAACGTTCTTTCACGGAGGCCGCATCCTCCGCTATCATCCGCCGGTTTGCAAATACATCAAATAAGGAAACCACCATGGCACGCCTCCCCATCCACACCGTCGAAACCGCACCCGAAAAAGCCAAGCCCCGCGTCGAAGCCGCGCTCAAAGCCAACGGCTTCCTGCCCAACCTCATCGGCGTGCTGGCCAATTCGCCCGAAGCCCTCGCTTTCTATCAGGAAGTGGGCAAACTCAACGGCGAAACCTCCCTCACCGCCGGCGAGCGCGAAGTCGTCCAGATTCTGGCCGCAAAAACCAACCAATGCGGCTTCTGCGTGGCCGGACACACCAAGCTGGCAACGCTGAAAAAGCTGCTGAAAGAAGACGAAATCGCCGCCGTCCGCGCCATCGGCAAAATCAACGATGCCAAACTGAACGCGCTGTCGGATTTCACGCAGCAGGTCATGGCGCAAAAAGGCAATGTGTCAGACGACGAATTGCAGGCATTTTTTGCCGCAGGATACAACGGGCAGCAGGCTGTGGAAGTCGTACTCGGCATCGCCCTCGCCACCCTGTGCAACTACACCAACAATCTGGCGCGTACCGAAATCAACCCCGAATTGCAGGCATACGCATAAACCGCATTTGAGGCCGTCTGAAAACGTCTTTTCAGACGGCCTTTCAAACAAATCCCGTCCCGAAACCGCTATTTTTGGAGAATCCGATGAACCGCGAAACCCTGTTGTCCCGCGTTGCCGAACTGGTGCAAACCGATTTGAAGCCTTTGGTGGAAGACATCGACCGCAAAGGGCTGTATCCCGAAGATTTCCTGCGCAAACTCGGCGGCATCGGCGGTTTTGCCGCCGTCGGCACGGCAGAAGAAGGCGGCAGCGGATTGGGATTGGCCGTGCAGATCGAAGTGCTGCGCGAAGTGGGCAAAGCCTGCGGCGCCACCGCCTTTTCCGCCTGGTGCCAGGCCGCCTGCGCGTGGTATCTGCACCAAACGCCGAATGCTGAAACAAAACGCCGCTACCTGTCCGACGTATTAAACGGCAAAGTGCTGGCGGGTACCGGTATGTCCAACACCGTCAAACACTTGGCCGGCATAGAAAAACACCAGTTGCAGGCAGAAAAGGCCGAAGGCGGCTACACCGTAAACGGCATCCTGCCCTGGGTTTCCAACCTCGGCGAAGACCACATTTGGGCAAACACCGCGCAAATCGGCGACAAATATGTCATGTTCGTTACCGGCGGGCGGCGCGAAGGCGTATCGCTGATTCCCTGTCCCGAATTTTGCGCCCTCGAAGGCACGCGCACCTTTGCCATCAAATTTGAAAATGTTTTTGTGCCGCACGAAGACGTAATTGCCGAACCCGAACAGTTTGAAAACTATATCCCCACCATCAAATCCGGCTTCGTGCTGCTGCAAATCGGCATCGGCGCAGGCATCATCGACGGCTGTCTTGCCGAAATCGCCGCTGCCGACGCAGGCAGCGAAACCAACGACTTTCTCGACAACGGCAGAAGCGAGCTGGAAAAACGTTTTCAGACGGCCTTGAAACACACCGCAGAACTGGCCGGTGCGGCTTGGCGCAACGAGCCGGAGCTGCTCGAAACCCTGCGCCTGCGCGAAGCCGCCGCCTGGTTGTGCCTCGATGCCGCCCAATCCGCCGCCCTGCATACCGGCGCGGCAGGCTACCTGATGAACAGCCCCGTACAGCGGCGCATACGCGAAGCGATGTTTGTCGCCATCGTAACGCCGGCCATCAAACACTTGCGCAAGGAAATCAGCGAGCTGGAATTTATGGGCGGAAACGAGTTTTCTATTTAAATCCCACATCCGTACGCAAACTATCGGTAAAATAACGATAGAAAGGACAGGCCGTTTTTTCAGACGGCCTGTTTGGCTTTGAATATCAGACAACGACAAGGAAAACGAAAATGGCCCAATATGTCTGCGTATTGTGCGAATGGATTTACGACGAAGAACTCGGCGACCCCAAGCGCGGCATCGCACCCGGCACCAAGTTTGAAGACCTGCCCGAAGATTGGGAATGTCCCGAATGCTTTGCCGGAAAAGACGAATTCCAACTGCTGGAATTTTCTTCTTAAACAAATACATTACAGACGTTTTTCATACGGATGAGGCCGTCTGGAAAAACATACGGGCGACATCATGAACGATTACCCAGCCGACAATTATCCCGAACACGAAGAAAGCGGTTCCGCACCCGGCCTGCCGCTGCCGCCGCACTCCGTCGAAGCCGAACAGTCGGTATTAGGCGGCCTGCTGCTGGAAAACAGCGCGTGGGACAGAATTGCGGACGTAGTGGCGGGAGAAGACTTTTACCGTCATGAACACCGCATAATTTTCCGCACAATTACGGCACTAATTAACGAAAGCCGTCCTGCCGATGTCATAACCGTGCAGGAGTTTCTGGAACGCAGCGACGAACTGGAAGCGGTAGGCGGATTCAACTATCTGATTAATTTGGCACAAAATACGCCTTCTGCCGCAAATATCCGCCGATATGCCGAAATCGTCAGGGAACGCTCCATTATGCGCCGCTTGGCGGAAGTAGGCACGGAAATTGCTAGGAATGCCTATAACCCCGAAGGCCGAGATGCCGCACAACTGCTGGACGAGGCCGAAAACAAAGTCTTTCAAATTGCCGAAAGTACGGCAAAATCCAAACAGGGCTTCCTGCAACTTCCCGACTTGCTGCAAGAAGTAGTGGAGCGTATCGATATGCTGTACGCCCGCGATAATCCCGACGAAGTAACCGGTATCGCCACGGGTTTTACCGATTTGGACAAAAAAACTTCCGGCTTGCAGCCGGGCGACCTGATTATTGTTGCCGGTCGTCCGTCTATGGGAAAAACCGCCTTTTCCCTCAATATCGCCGAACACGTTGCCATAGAAGGAAAACTGCCCGTTGCTGTGTTTTCCATGGAAATGGGCGGAGCACAGTTGGTTATGCGTATGCTCGGCTCGGTCGGCAGGCTGGATCAGCATGTTTTGAAAACCGGCAAATTGCAGGACGAACATTGGGGCCGATTGAACGAAGCGGTCATTAAGTTGTCAGATGCCTCGATGTTCATTGACGAAACTGCCGGCCTGACCGCACTCGAACTCCGCGCCCGTGCCCGCAGGCTGGCCAGGCAGTTTAACGGCAAACTCGGGCTGATTATTATTGATTATCTGCAGTTGATGGAAAGTTCTGGCCGTAACGATAACCGAGCTGCTGCACTGGGCGAAATTTCCCGTTCGCTCAAATCGCTAGCCAAAGAATTACAAGTTCCGATTATTGCTCTGTCGCAGTTGAGCCGATCGGTAGAGCAGCGCACTGATAAACGTCCGATGATGTCCGATTTGCGCGAATCCGGCGCAATTGAGCAGGATGCCGATCTAATTATGTTTATGTACCGTGACGAGTACTACAATCCCGAATCACCGATGAAGGGGCTGGCCGAATGTATCATCGGTAAGCATAGAAACGGTCCCGTCGGCAAAATCCACCTAACTTGGATGGGGCAGTTTACCAAGTTTGACAACGCGGCTTATGTACCGGATATGGTAACAATTGAGGAGTAAGGTGAAGAAAAAACAGGGATTGGTTAAATTTTGCTGGAATATATGCTGTGTTATCGCTTAAAATGACAAAATAATTCTTTTCGAGAGAAATACCCTTTGCGCAAACGGGTTAGATTAGGAATAACTTCATGAAAAATATACAAAAGGGTTTTACATTAATTGAACTGATGGTTACGATAGCCATCATGGCTATTATGATGGCCATTGCGATACCCAACCTCTCGGAGTGGGTGGCTAAAAGGCGGGTTGCGGCTGCTGCTGAAAAAGTGGCCAATATGATTCGCTTTGGACGTTCCGAAGCGGCCAGGCTTAACAGGCCTGTTTATCTCTGTCCTGTACAAATCAGGAAAGACGGAAATCCGAACGGATATTGTAAGGCGGAAAATGAGGGTTCAGGGTTGGCCTTGTGGGCTGATGCTGAATCGAATGATAAAAAATATCAGAGAAATACAGACCAACCTTTGCGCGCTATTATTTTAAATAAGGCTGGGGATGTGCGGATTCGTAGTCAAATATTGAATGTGAATTATTCTGGTGGTTCTATAAGCGCGAGCAATGGAGTAAATACAAAAGTATTGGCTTTTTTGCCTGACGGCTCTATCCGCCGTTACGGTTTGGATAGTAATGGAATAACTGGGACAGGATATCCGATCAGCGGCTATGTCAAGTATGAATTTACCGACGGACAGGCAAGGGAGGTGGAAATTTTAAAAAGAAGGTCAGCAATTCTTCTTGTATCTGGAAGTCAAGTTAGTTTTTGTGACTCTTCAAATACCAGTGCGGTATGTGAATATACGGATTTTGATATAACGAAGTGTAATGCTTATGGAGGGTGTTCAAAATGATAATGAAGAAATATGCCCAAAGCGGGTTTGCATTAATTGAGGTGTTGGTATCGGTTGTTGTGCTTGTGCTCGGTATTTTGGCACTTTTGGCCACGCAATTGCGTTCGGTAAGCAGCGTCCGCAATGCGGAAACTCAAACTATTGCGGCACAAGCTGCACAGAACCTGATTGAGGGGATGCTGGCTAATCCCCAATTGCAATTTGATGCAAAAAAAATTACCGAGAGAAGATATGACCATTATGAAACCAGAACTATGGGTAATGTTACTTCTAATCCTGCGCCGGGCAGCGATGGTTATGATTTAGATACATTAGCCAGGAAGCAGGTTTATGATTTCAAAATGGAGTTAAATAACCGTTTGG harbors:
- a CDS encoding MFS transporter, whose translation is MAQPQSRWLPILLAVCIFMQMLDATVLNTALPQMAADLHQSALNMQSAVISYALTLALFMPLSGYLTDRYGTKKVFSVSMALFVFGSLMCAAAPNLPMLVVARVVQGLGGAMMVPVPRLIVLRAYDKDELLERLNFIVMPALLGPVVGPLVGGYLVEYASWHWVFLINVPVGLAGIALAVKIMPDFYAADGEKPHFDLIGFLLFGGAAVGLSLSVEMLTHPSARLFSAVCGAGGFAALWLYWRHARHDGDHALYPPRLRLVRTFRLGILGNLISRLGMGAMPFLMPLLLQVVFARSASTAGWTLAPVALAALLVKPLVKPVIGRFGYRSVLVWNTRIIGLLIMSMALVTAATPLWLLVPALFCMGMCNSLQYSSMNTLTLADLRPQMEGSGNSLMAVNQQLAISLGIGLGAMLLNVFGSADPRTADVHRAFRLTFVSIGAITFCAGWIFTFLHPKDGGNLVGHGTGKAV
- a CDS encoding DUF4149 domain-containing protein codes for the protein MNRLTALLAGTWLGMQITAAYAAGILFERIGRQEAGDIAGLLFATANYFGLAVWLLAWFAAKSRRPHGFGRNERSIAPKFIAVLLLLLAANQFLLAPVIAAHKAGTSNWLLSLAGGSFGIWHGTSSMIYLVCGLIGAGLLLRYLSFNR
- a CDS encoding carboxymuconolactone decarboxylase family protein, whose product is MARLPIHTVETAPEKAKPRVEAALKANGFLPNLIGVLANSPEALAFYQEVGKLNGETSLTAGEREVVQILAAKTNQCGFCVAGHTKLATLKKLLKEDEIAAVRAIGKINDAKLNALSDFTQQVMAQKGNVSDDELQAFFAAGYNGQQAVEVVLGIALATLCNYTNNLARTEINPELQAYA
- a CDS encoding acyl-CoA dehydrogenase family protein gives rise to the protein MNRETLLSRVAELVQTDLKPLVEDIDRKGLYPEDFLRKLGGIGGFAAVGTAEEGGSGLGLAVQIEVLREVGKACGATAFSAWCQAACAWYLHQTPNAETKRRYLSDVLNGKVLAGTGMSNTVKHLAGIEKHQLQAEKAEGGYTVNGILPWVSNLGEDHIWANTAQIGDKYVMFVTGGRREGVSLIPCPEFCALEGTRTFAIKFENVFVPHEDVIAEPEQFENYIPTIKSGFVLLQIGIGAGIIDGCLAEIAAADAGSETNDFLDNGRSELEKRFQTALKHTAELAGAAWRNEPELLETLRLREAAAWLCLDAAQSAALHTGAAGYLMNSPVQRRIREAMFVAIVTPAIKHLRKEISELEFMGGNEFSI
- a CDS encoding rubredoxin, which translates into the protein MAQYVCVLCEWIYDEELGDPKRGIAPGTKFEDLPEDWECPECFAGKDEFQLLEFSS
- the dnaB gene encoding replicative DNA helicase, producing MNDYPADNYPEHEESGSAPGLPLPPHSVEAEQSVLGGLLLENSAWDRIADVVAGEDFYRHEHRIIFRTITALINESRPADVITVQEFLERSDELEAVGGFNYLINLAQNTPSAANIRRYAEIVRERSIMRRLAEVGTEIARNAYNPEGRDAAQLLDEAENKVFQIAESTAKSKQGFLQLPDLLQEVVERIDMLYARDNPDEVTGIATGFTDLDKKTSGLQPGDLIIVAGRPSMGKTAFSLNIAEHVAIEGKLPVAVFSMEMGGAQLVMRMLGSVGRLDQHVLKTGKLQDEHWGRLNEAVIKLSDASMFIDETAGLTALELRARARRLARQFNGKLGLIIIDYLQLMESSGRNDNRAAALGEISRSLKSLAKELQVPIIALSQLSRSVEQRTDKRPMMSDLRESGAIEQDADLIMFMYRDEYYNPESPMKGLAECIIGKHRNGPVGKIHLTWMGQFTKFDNAAYVPDMVTIEE
- a CDS encoding GspH/FimT family pseudopilin, translating into MKNIQKGFTLIELMVTIAIMAIMMAIAIPNLSEWVAKRRVAAAAEKVANMIRFGRSEAARLNRPVYLCPVQIRKDGNPNGYCKAENEGSGLALWADAESNDKKYQRNTDQPLRAIILNKAGDVRIRSQILNVNYSGGSISASNGVNTKVLAFLPDGSIRRYGLDSNGITGTGYPISGYVKYEFTDGQAREVEILKRRSAILLVSGSQVSFCDSSNTSAVCEYTDFDITKCNAYGGCSK
- the pilV gene encoding type IV pilus modification protein PilV — its product is MKKYAQSGFALIEVLVSVVVLVLGILALLATQLRSVSSVRNAETQTIAAQAAQNLIEGMLANPQLQFDAKKITERRYDHYETRTMGNVTSNPAPGSDGYDLDTLARKQVYDFKMELNNRLGDMNVRSVICKDSDLEAHKPIIDNNGNFYDNCDNMGDVAIKIAWLVQGDTDNPQSVSFQTYVRNK